In Phaeobacter gallaeciensis DSM 26640, a genomic segment contains:
- a CDS encoding tetratricopeptide repeat protein, with product MVAKFSNLKAIVAATSLTVLFSMPLQARAQDPVDEAGLLAALAQSDPDEAIGLDRSLQALWGSSGSPAMDLLLKRGKDALERGDTRIAIEHLTALTDHAPGFATGWYERARAYFTAGLFGPAVADLERTLMLNPNDYNAIFALGAMFEQFNDPQNAYEAYQRAQAIHPHHEAISNALDRLKTTVEGREL from the coding sequence ATGGTTGCAAAATTCTCCAATCTCAAAGCTATCGTGGCGGCAACGTCTTTGACAGTCCTGTTTTCCATGCCTTTGCAGGCGCGCGCGCAGGACCCTGTGGATGAGGCCGGATTGCTTGCGGCGCTGGCCCAGTCTGATCCGGACGAGGCGATCGGTCTGGATAGATCGTTGCAGGCGCTTTGGGGGAGCAGTGGTTCTCCGGCGATGGACCTTTTGCTGAAACGAGGCAAGGACGCTCTGGAGCGGGGCGACACCCGCATTGCCATTGAGCATCTGACCGCGCTGACCGATCATGCGCCCGGATTTGCGACGGGTTGGTACGAACGTGCGCGGGCCTATTTCACTGCGGGGCTTTTCGGGCCTGCGGTGGCGGATCTGGAGCGGACGTTGATGTTGAACCCCAATGACTACAACGCGATCTTCGCGCTGGGAGCGATGTTTGAACAGTTTAATGATCCGCAAAACGCCTATGAGGCCTATCAGAGGGCGCAGGCTATACATCCGCATCACGAGGCGATAAGCAACGCGCTCGACCGGCTGAAGACCACAGTCGAAGGCAGAGAGCTGTAA
- a CDS encoding SCP2 sterol-binding domain-containing protein, whose product MSETLTQAAETLNEKMDGGFDGSAKFDITGMGSIVLDQNGARVADDEADVTMTADAETFQSIIEGELNPTTAFMSGKLTIDGDMGTAMKLASAMA is encoded by the coding sequence ATGAGCGAAACGCTGACCCAAGCGGCAGAAACGCTGAACGAAAAAATGGACGGCGGCTTTGATGGCTCTGCCAAATTCGACATCACCGGCATGGGCAGCATCGTGCTGGATCAGAACGGCGCCCGCGTCGCCGACGACGAAGCCGACGTCACCATGACCGCCGATGCAGAGACTTTTCAATCCATCATCGAAGGTGAGTTGAACCCCACCACCGCCTTCATGAGCGGCAAGCTGACCATTGACGGTGACATGGGCACCGCGATGAAGCTGGCATCGGCAATGGCCTGA
- a CDS encoding alpha/beta hydrolase → MDAPLMDLTPAPFFADIARGPDGGQAHWVTTSDGLRIRVGHWRPDGAEKGTLLLFPGRTEYIEKYGAAAQDLANRGYATLAIDWRGQGLADRMLPERLLGHVVAFRDFQKDVDAAVDLAERLALPKPWFVLGHSMGGAIGLRAVMEGLPVKACVFSAPMWGIQIPPALRPVARLLSAMGDRFGIGAMRTPTTTLAPYVQASPFEGNSLTNDAEMYRLMQDQLAAQPELSLGGPTVRWLGESLRECADLAKMHSPALPCITFLGTQEQIVNTAAIHDRMARWPGGELDLVKDAQHEVMMEGADTRRSIFDKMTRLFDQYAD, encoded by the coding sequence ATGGACGCGCCCCTGATGGATCTGACACCCGCCCCATTCTTTGCCGATATCGCGCGAGGACCCGACGGTGGGCAGGCTCATTGGGTGACCACGAGCGATGGCCTGCGCATCCGCGTGGGCCATTGGCGTCCGGATGGCGCCGAAAAAGGTACGTTGTTGCTGTTTCCGGGACGCACTGAATATATCGAGAAATACGGCGCCGCAGCCCAGGACCTGGCCAATCGCGGCTATGCCACATTGGCCATTGACTGGCGCGGTCAGGGGCTTGCCGACCGGATGCTGCCCGAGCGCCTTCTGGGCCATGTTGTTGCGTTTCGCGATTTTCAGAAAGATGTCGACGCTGCCGTGGATCTGGCGGAGCGACTGGCGTTGCCAAAGCCTTGGTTTGTGCTTGGACACTCCATGGGCGGGGCCATAGGGCTGCGCGCCGTGATGGAGGGGCTGCCGGTGAAAGCCTGTGTGTTTTCCGCCCCGATGTGGGGCATTCAGATTCCCCCGGCCCTGCGCCCTGTGGCGCGGCTGCTCAGCGCGATGGGCGACCGGTTCGGCATTGGCGCGATGCGGACCCCGACAACCACCCTTGCTCCTTATGTGCAGGCCAGCCCGTTTGAGGGCAATTCGCTCACCAATGATGCGGAGATGTATCGTCTCATGCAGGATCAGCTGGCGGCACAGCCGGAACTGTCGCTCGGCGGGCCGACGGTGCGGTGGCTGGGTGAGAGTCTGCGGGAATGCGCCGATCTCGCAAAAATGCACTCGCCTGCACTGCCTTGTATCACCTTCCTCGGGACGCAGGAACAGATCGTCAATACCGCAGCCATCCATGATCGCATGGCCCGCTGGCCCGGCGGAGAACTGGATCTGGTCAAGGACGCGCAGCACGAGGTGATGATGGAAGGGGCTGACACACGCCGCAGCATTTTTGACAAGATGACCCGGCTGTTTGACCAATACGCCGATTAG
- a CDS encoding M3 family oligoendopeptidase: MINAPFLDRDLMRDVNANAAGGAGPDGLGNLPEWDLSDLYTSEDASELDRDLAWLEEECASFAADYEGKLADLDADGLLNCVLRNEKINAIAGRIMSFAGLRYYQLTTDAGRAKFMSDMQEKITIFTTPLVFFTLEINRLEDAVLDGHFAANSDLARYKPIFDRIRAMKPYQLSDELEKFLHDLGVVGDAWERLFDETIAGLTFTVNGEELNIEGTLNLLTEQDRSKREAAARELARVFAENIKIFARVHNTQAKEKEILDRWRGMPSPQMGRHLSNHVEPEVVEALREAVVAAYPKLSHRYYELKRKWLGLDRMQVWDRNAPLPMETSRTVNWGEARKMVMDAYSAFDPRMGDLAEPFFDRGWIDAAVKPGKAPGAFAHPTVTDVHPYVMLNYLGKPRDVMTLAHELGHGVHQVLAADQGEMLSSTPLTLAETASVFGEMLTFRKMLENAKDKTERKILLAGKVEDMINTVVRQIAFYDFECKLHAARAEGELTPDDINALWMSVQAESLGEAFDFMEGYETFWTYVPHFVHSPFYVYAYAFGDGLVNALYSVYAEGAEGFEDKYFEMLKAGGSKHHKELLAPFGLDASDPTFWDKGLSMISDMIDELEAMED; encoded by the coding sequence ATGATCAACGCTCCCTTCCTTGACCGCGACCTGATGCGAGACGTCAATGCCAATGCCGCAGGTGGGGCTGGGCCGGACGGGTTGGGCAATCTGCCCGAATGGGACCTCAGCGATCTCTACACCTCTGAGGATGCGTCTGAGCTGGACCGGGACCTGGCCTGGCTGGAAGAGGAATGCGCAAGCTTCGCGGCTGATTACGAGGGCAAGCTGGCTGATCTGGATGCTGATGGCCTGCTCAATTGTGTCCTGCGCAATGAAAAGATCAACGCGATTGCTGGCCGGATCATGTCCTTTGCCGGATTGCGCTATTATCAGCTGACCACCGATGCAGGTCGGGCGAAGTTCATGTCCGACATGCAGGAGAAGATCACCATCTTCACCACACCGCTGGTTTTCTTCACATTGGAGATCAACCGGCTTGAGGACGCCGTGCTAGACGGCCACTTCGCCGCCAATAGTGATCTCGCCCGCTACAAACCGATCTTTGACCGAATCCGCGCGATGAAGCCTTATCAGCTGTCGGATGAGCTGGAGAAATTCCTGCATGACCTGGGCGTTGTGGGCGATGCCTGGGAGCGGCTGTTTGACGAGACGATTGCCGGTCTGACCTTCACCGTGAACGGCGAAGAGCTGAATATCGAAGGCACGCTTAATCTCCTGACCGAACAAGACCGCAGCAAGCGCGAGGCCGCAGCGCGGGAGTTAGCGCGTGTCTTCGCAGAGAACATCAAAATCTTCGCCCGCGTCCACAACACCCAAGCCAAGGAAAAGGAAATCCTTGATCGCTGGCGCGGCATGCCGTCGCCGCAGATGGGGCGCCACCTGTCCAACCATGTCGAGCCGGAAGTTGTCGAGGCCCTGCGCGAAGCCGTTGTGGCCGCCTACCCCAAGCTGTCGCACCGCTATTATGAACTGAAGCGCAAATGGCTCGGCCTGGACCGGATGCAGGTCTGGGACCGCAACGCGCCCTTGCCGATGGAAACCTCGCGCACCGTGAACTGGGGCGAAGCCCGCAAGATGGTGATGGACGCCTATAGCGCCTTTGACCCGCGGATGGGCGATCTGGCCGAGCCGTTTTTTGACAGAGGCTGGATTGATGCAGCTGTGAAACCGGGCAAGGCGCCCGGCGCATTTGCCCACCCGACCGTGACCGACGTGCACCCCTATGTGATGCTGAACTACCTCGGCAAACCGCGCGACGTGATGACCCTCGCGCATGAGTTGGGCCACGGTGTGCATCAGGTGCTGGCGGCGGATCAGGGCGAGATGCTGTCATCGACACCGCTGACACTGGCCGAGACCGCCTCGGTCTTCGGCGAGATGTTGACCTTCCGCAAGATGCTGGAAAACGCCAAGGATAAAACCGAGCGTAAGATCCTGCTGGCAGGCAAGGTCGAGGATATGATCAACACGGTCGTGCGCCAGATCGCGTTCTACGATTTCGAGTGCAAACTGCACGCCGCCCGCGCCGAGGGGGAGCTGACACCAGACGATATCAACGCGCTGTGGATGTCAGTGCAGGCCGAAAGCCTTGGCGAGGCTTTTGACTTCATGGAAGGTTACGAAACCTTCTGGACCTATGTGCCGCATTTCGTCCATTCCCCGTTCTACGTCTATGCCTATGCCTTTGGCGACGGGTTGGTGAACGCGCTTTACTCGGTCTATGCCGAGGGGGCTGAAGGGTTTGAAGACAAGTATTTCGAGATGCTGAAAGCCGGTGGATCCAAACACCACAAGGAACTGCTGGCGCCCTTTGGCCTTGATGCGTCTGATCCCACGTTCTGGGACAAGGGGTTGAGCATGATCTCCGATATGATCGACGAGCTGGAGGCGATGGAGGACTGA
- a CDS encoding DksA/TraR family C4-type zinc finger protein: MAGGWARDGAVSEQIEASISDELARLKSRPAPVGESLTHCADCEEPIPEPRRKAIPGVKLCIECQQDRDSAYSARGGTNRRGSKDSQLK; the protein is encoded by the coding sequence ATGGCCGGAGGATGGGCGCGCGACGGCGCGGTGAGCGAACAGATCGAGGCGTCGATCAGTGACGAGCTAGCGCGTCTTAAGTCTCGGCCTGCGCCAGTGGGCGAAAGCCTCACCCATTGTGCCGATTGCGAGGAACCGATCCCGGAGCCGCGCCGCAAGGCCATTCCGGGAGTGAAGCTCTGTATCGAGTGCCAGCAGGATCGCGACAGTGCCTACAGCGCGCGGGGTGGTACCAACCGGCGTGGCAGCAAGGACAGTCAGCTCAAATAA
- a CDS encoding glutathione S-transferase family protein — protein MLTIHCLAYSRAIRLIWLMEDLGQPYTVVTYDRTASFRAPESLAKVHPLGKSPVIEDRDIMIAESATCLRYITDRYGDTHHHPSPGSAEAVHHEELLDYVESSFAEVAMGVLLPALKGEEATQAASRAMAQHLDYLTQKLPEQGLLFGDTATLADIQFSYILANLAAISALENAPRVARYWTDLQQQPGYQAAVAKVGPMAPSF, from the coding sequence ATGCTGACGATACATTGCCTCGCCTATTCGCGCGCGATCCGCCTGATCTGGCTGATGGAAGACCTGGGGCAACCCTACACCGTTGTCACCTATGACCGCACCGCCTCCTTCAGGGCGCCCGAAAGTCTGGCCAAGGTACATCCGCTGGGCAAATCCCCCGTGATCGAGGACAGGGACATAATGATCGCGGAATCCGCAACCTGCTTGCGCTACATTACCGACCGATACGGGGATACCCATCATCACCCCTCCCCCGGCAGCGCTGAGGCGGTGCATCACGAAGAACTGCTCGACTATGTCGAAAGCTCCTTTGCAGAAGTCGCCATGGGCGTGCTACTGCCTGCCCTGAAGGGTGAAGAGGCCACTCAGGCGGCCAGCCGTGCCATGGCTCAACACCTTGATTATCTTACCCAGAAGCTGCCCGAACAGGGGCTGCTGTTTGGCGACACCGCCACGCTGGCGGATATCCAGTTTTCCTACATCCTCGCCAATCTGGCAGCTATCAGCGCGTTAGAGAACGCGCCACGGGTTGCGCGCTATTGGACCGATCTGCAGCAACAGCCTGGCTATCAAGCCGCCGTGGCCAAGGTGGGTCCGATGGCTCCATCGTTCTGA
- a CDS encoding SDR family oxidoreductase has translation MQVLVVGATGNTGRRVVEKLLRLGHHPIALIREGSDTSILPRGTATRHGDLTDLPAEACAGCDSVVFAAGSGGDTSAEMTEKVDRDGAKALINSAKRAGVSKFVMLSSIGADDPAPDSDLAHYLQAKHDADEHLIQSGLDYAILRPVRLTDGDGNGDMLFGEEVDPDGVAARGDVATALVDAVTNPAWTCRTALMQSL, from the coding sequence ATGCAAGTTCTCGTAGTCGGCGCCACAGGCAATACCGGTCGCCGGGTCGTTGAAAAGCTCCTGCGTCTCGGCCACCACCCAATCGCCCTGATCCGCGAAGGGTCAGACACAAGCATTCTGCCGCGCGGCACCGCCACCCGACACGGAGACCTCACGGATCTGCCAGCGGAGGCCTGCGCGGGATGCGATAGCGTCGTTTTTGCAGCGGGATCCGGCGGCGACACATCGGCGGAGATGACAGAGAAGGTGGACCGCGATGGCGCAAAAGCCCTGATTAATTCGGCCAAACGTGCGGGTGTTTCCAAGTTTGTCATGCTCAGCTCAATCGGCGCGGACGACCCTGCTCCGGACAGCGACCTCGCCCATTACCTACAGGCCAAACATGACGCCGACGAACACTTGATACAGTCGGGACTAGACTACGCAATCCTGCGTCCGGTTCGCCTGACTGATGGCGATGGCAACGGTGACATGCTTTTCGGTGAGGAGGTCGATCCCGACGGGGTCGCTGCGCGTGGTGATGTCGCCACTGCCCTCGTAGATGCTGTCACAAATCCGGCATGGACGTGTAGGACAGCACTGATGCAGTCACTGTAA
- a CDS encoding ABC transporter ATP-binding protein, which produces MTGVTLAKAVKKYGDVQVIHDVDLSIDDGEFCVFVGPSGCGKSTLLRMIAGLEETSSGNIHIGDREVTRLDAADRGVAMVFQSYALYPHMTVEDNMGFGLKMNGHPKEKIREKVAEASRILKLDDYLKRKPKALSGGQRQRVAIGRAIVRGPEVFLFDEPLSNLDAELRVDMRVEIARLHKEIGATMIYVTHDQVEAMTLADKIVVLRAGRVEQVGSPMELYADPDNRFVAGFIGSPSMNFLQGTVQGDGVVVPALENRRVATSVALPADGSKVLLGLRPQHLSVTAADSSLVLDLRERLGGVSYDYLSTPTGEKLIVETRGDEALPEGTAVALGFDDADAYVFDGETEQRLR; this is translated from the coding sequence ATGACAGGGGTCACTTTGGCCAAGGCCGTCAAGAAATACGGAGATGTGCAGGTGATCCATGATGTGGATCTGAGCATTGACGACGGCGAATTTTGTGTCTTCGTTGGTCCTTCGGGGTGCGGGAAGTCAACGTTGCTGCGCATGATTGCCGGGCTGGAAGAAACCAGCAGCGGTAATATTCATATCGGCGATCGGGAAGTGACCCGCCTTGACGCGGCAGATCGCGGCGTTGCGATGGTCTTCCAGTCCTATGCGCTTTACCCGCATATGACGGTGGAAGACAACATGGGCTTTGGCCTCAAGATGAACGGTCACCCCAAGGAGAAGATCCGTGAGAAAGTGGCAGAAGCCAGCCGAATCCTGAAGCTGGACGACTATCTCAAACGCAAGCCCAAGGCTCTGTCAGGCGGTCAGCGTCAGCGGGTTGCGATTGGCCGCGCGATTGTGCGGGGGCCTGAGGTGTTTCTGTTCGACGAACCGCTGTCCAATCTTGACGCCGAACTGCGGGTCGACATGCGTGTCGAAATCGCGCGCCTGCACAAGGAAATCGGCGCGACGATGATCTACGTGACCCATGACCAGGTCGAAGCGATGACACTGGCGGATAAGATCGTGGTGCTGCGCGCCGGACGTGTGGAGCAGGTCGGCAGCCCGATGGAGCTTTATGCAGATCCTGATAATCGCTTTGTGGCGGGCTTCATCGGCTCACCCAGCATGAACTTCCTTCAAGGTACGGTGCAGGGCGACGGTGTCGTTGTGCCCGCGCTTGAGAATCGCCGAGTTGCGACTTCAGTGGCCTTGCCAGCAGACGGCAGCAAGGTGCTGTTGGGTCTGCGCCCACAGCATCTGAGCGTGACAGCGGCGGACAGCAGCTTGGTTCTGGACCTCAGGGAGCGACTTGGCGGTGTGTCCTACGACTATCTCAGCACGCCAACCGGTGAAAAGCTCATAGTTGAGACCCGCGGCGACGAAGCCTTGCCTGAGGGGACGGCCGTTGCCCTGGGCTTTGATGATGCGGATGCATATGTCTTCGACGGGGAGACCGAGCAGCGCCTGCGTTAG